One Leptospira noumeaensis DNA window includes the following coding sequences:
- a CDS encoding DUF883 family protein, which produces MEEVKKDKSLIDEIKLYEKKAKEIEQRAKEKYMEQVSDIKQKLGKASEEASIKAKEVIDNVGSYVKEHPQKAAVIGFGVGLGLGLALGWFFKKK; this is translated from the coding sequence ATGGAAGAAGTGAAAAAAGACAAATCCCTCATCGACGAAATCAAGTTGTATGAGAAAAAAGCCAAAGAAATTGAACAAAGAGCCAAGGAGAAGTATATGGAACAAGTAAGCGACATCAAACAAAAGTTAGGTAAAGCAAGTGAAGAGGCTTCTATCAAAGCAAAAGAAGTCATTGACAATGTAGGATCTTACGTAAAAGAACACCCACAAAAAGCAGCCGTCATTGGATTTGGTGTGGGACTTGGTCTTGGACTCGCCCTCGGTTGGTTTTTTAAGAAAAAATAA
- a CDS encoding LBF_4227 family protein — MDEKHTKHRKKGGIKAAFEELVAKLVAYGEVMAIYIQKNLQIYIKNLVLSSVWVFTSFFLIFLGLLYISYGVFLSFQKFLSSGDPIFASFGTGFGFLIFAILFLSLVLKKK, encoded by the coding sequence TTGGACGAGAAACATACAAAACATCGCAAAAAAGGCGGGATCAAAGCCGCCTTTGAAGAATTAGTCGCTAAACTTGTCGCTTACGGCGAAGTGATGGCGATTTACATCCAAAAGAATCTCCAAATTTACATCAAAAATTTGGTTTTGTCTTCTGTATGGGTCTTCACTTCCTTCTTCCTTATTTTTTTAGGCCTACTGTACATTTCGTACGGAGTTTTCTTAAGTTTTCAAAAGTTTTTATCCAGTGGAGATCCTATTTTTGCTAGTTTTGGAACTGGATTTGGATTTTTAATTTTTGCCATTTTGTTTTTATCACTCGTTCTAAAGAAAAAATAA